The Alteriqipengyuania halimionae genome contains a region encoding:
- a CDS encoding catalase translates to MTDRKVPPTTTDAGIRVQSDEHSLTVSPDGPIVLNDHYLIEQMANFNRERIPERQPHAKGSGAFGTWKTTADVSKYTKAKIFQPGAECETAMRFSTVAGERGSPDTWRDPRGFSVKFYSEDGNFDMVGNNTPIFFIRDPLKFQHFIRSQKRRADNGLRDHDMMWDFWTLSPESAHQVTYLMGDRGVPKNWREMNGYSSHTYMLINADGEKFWVKFHFHTDVGDKSGNAHLTQDEAVKTAGEDSDYHRRDLFDAIAEGNFPSWTLKWQIMPFEDAKTYRINPFDLTKTWPHEDYPLIEVGTLTLNENPVDWDTQIEQLAFEPNNMVPGIGLSPDKMLLARGFSYSDAHRARLGVNYKQIPVNAPKNAKEVNSYSRAGHMRTQNAVDPVYAPNSYGGPAAQPQVGGEATWYSDGDMVREAYTLREDDDDWTQPGILVREVMDDEQRDRFVSNVAGHLADGVSEKVLVRAFDYWKNVDKKIGERIEKKVRDMIGGKSDAPGMASAESIKERMGKK, encoded by the coding sequence ATGACCGACCGCAAAGTACCCCCCACCACCACCGATGCCGGAATTCGCGTCCAGAGCGACGAACATTCGCTGACCGTCAGCCCCGACGGCCCCATCGTGCTCAACGATCACTACCTGATCGAGCAGATGGCCAACTTCAATCGCGAGCGCATCCCCGAACGCCAGCCGCACGCCAAGGGTTCGGGCGCGTTCGGCACTTGGAAGACCACGGCGGACGTATCGAAATACACCAAGGCGAAGATCTTCCAGCCGGGTGCCGAGTGTGAAACCGCGATGCGCTTCTCCACCGTGGCGGGCGAGCGTGGCAGCCCCGATACGTGGCGCGATCCGCGCGGGTTTTCGGTCAAGTTCTATTCCGAGGATGGCAATTTCGACATGGTCGGCAACAACACGCCGATCTTCTTCATCCGCGATCCGCTGAAATTCCAGCACTTCATCCGCAGCCAGAAGCGTCGCGCCGACAACGGCCTGCGCGATCACGACATGATGTGGGATTTCTGGACCCTCAGCCCCGAAAGCGCGCACCAGGTCACCTACCTGATGGGCGATCGCGGCGTGCCGAAAAACTGGCGCGAGATGAACGGTTACAGCTCGCACACCTACATGCTGATCAACGCGGACGGCGAGAAGTTCTGGGTCAAGTTCCACTTCCACACCGACGTCGGCGACAAGAGCGGCAATGCCCATCTGACGCAGGACGAGGCGGTGAAGACCGCGGGCGAGGATAGCGATTATCACCGCCGCGACCTGTTCGACGCGATTGCCGAGGGCAATTTCCCGAGCTGGACGCTTAAATGGCAGATCATGCCGTTCGAGGATGCCAAGACCTACCGCATCAACCCTTTCGACCTGACCAAGACCTGGCCGCACGAGGATTATCCGCTGATCGAGGTCGGCACGCTGACGCTCAACGAAAACCCGGTCGACTGGGATACGCAGATCGAGCAGCTGGCGTTCGAGCCGAACAACATGGTGCCGGGCATCGGCCTCAGCCCCGACAAGATGCTGCTGGCGCGCGGCTTCTCTTATTCGGATGCGCACCGCGCGCGTCTGGGCGTCAATTACAAGCAGATCCCGGTCAACGCGCCGAAGAATGCCAAGGAGGTCAATTCCTACTCGCGCGCCGGACATATGCGCACGCAGAACGCAGTCGACCCGGTCTATGCACCCAATTCCTACGGTGGCCCCGCTGCGCAGCCGCAGGTTGGCGGCGAAGCGACCTGGTATTCGGACGGCGATATGGTCCGCGAAGCCTACACTCTGCGCGAGGACGATGACGACTGGACCCAGCCGGGCATCCTTGTTCGCGAGGTGATGGACGACGAACAGCGCGACCGCTTCGTTTCCAACGTCGCGGGTCACCTTGCCGACGGTGTGAGCGAGAAGGTGCTCGTCCGTGCGTTCGACTACTGGAAGAACGTCGACAAGAAGATCGGCGAGCGGATCGAAAAGAAGGTTCGCGACATGATCGGGGGCAAATCCGACGCACCGGGAATGGCCAGCGCGGAATCGATCAAGGAGCGGATGGGCAAGAAATAA
- the trpS gene encoding tryptophan--tRNA ligase: MRVVSGIQPTGNLHLGNYLGAIRNWVAMQDAMGDGEECLFFLADLHALSMPHDPAELKRATLEMAAALVACGIDPERSILFNQAQVPAHPEMQWLLNGTARMGWLNRMTQFKDKSGKNREGASAALFTYPVLQAADVLLYQATHVPVGEDQKQHLELARDIATKFNHDFASEDAPVFTLPEPIQPPAAARIMSLRDGGKKMSKSDPSDMSRVELVDDADTIMKKIKKAKTDPEPLPSEAEGLEDRAEALNLVTIYAAMADKSVDEVLSEYGGQGFGQFKLALGELLIETLGPINARFRELSGDRESLDTILAKGAEKARSHAAPTLEATYRALGLVR, translated from the coding sequence ATGCGCGTCGTTTCCGGCATCCAGCCCACCGGCAACCTTCACCTAGGCAATTATCTTGGTGCGATTCGCAACTGGGTGGCGATGCAGGATGCGATGGGAGACGGTGAGGAATGCCTGTTCTTCCTCGCCGATCTGCACGCCCTCTCGATGCCGCACGATCCGGCCGAGCTGAAGCGCGCGACGCTGGAAATGGCAGCCGCGCTGGTGGCGTGCGGGATCGATCCAGAACGCTCGATCCTGTTCAACCAAGCGCAAGTGCCCGCGCACCCCGAGATGCAGTGGCTGCTCAACGGGACCGCCCGGATGGGCTGGCTGAACCGGATGACGCAGTTCAAGGACAAGAGCGGCAAGAACCGCGAAGGCGCAAGTGCGGCGCTGTTCACCTATCCGGTGCTGCAGGCCGCCGATGTGCTCCTGTACCAGGCGACCCACGTTCCGGTGGGCGAGGACCAGAAGCAGCATCTGGAGCTGGCGCGCGACATCGCGACCAAGTTCAACCACGATTTTGCATCGGAAGACGCGCCCGTCTTCACCCTGCCCGAACCGATCCAGCCGCCCGCGGCGGCGCGGATCATGAGCCTGCGTGACGGCGGGAAGAAGATGAGCAAATCCGACCCTTCCGACATGAGCCGGGTCGAACTGGTCGACGATGCCGATACGATCATGAAGAAGATCAAAAAGGCCAAGACCGATCCCGAACCTCTGCCAAGCGAGGCCGAGGGACTCGAGGATCGCGCCGAGGCGCTGAACCTGGTGACGATCTACGCTGCCATGGCAGACAAATCTGTCGATGAGGTGCTAAGCGAATATGGCGGCCAGGGATTCGGGCAGTTCAAACTCGCGCTGGGCGAGTTGCTGATCGAGACGCTGGGACCGATCAATGCCCGCTTCCGCGAGCTCTCGGGCGATCGCGAGTCGCTCGATACGATCCTCGCGAAGGGTGCGGAGAAAGCCCGAAGCCACGCTGCCCCCACGCTCGAAGCGACCTATCGCGCGCTCGGCCTTGTGCGCTGA
- the secB gene encoding protein-export chaperone SecB — protein MADEEGVLTDLDNNDAMPKGPTPNGEDTQPQVGFLSQYIKDLSVENPNAPKSYQLSDQPAIDVQFNIAAEKVSDDVTEVSLKAVLTAKAGETTLYIIDLTYAGLIGIRNLSEDQAHAFTFAEAPRILFPFVRRVVADAVRDAGYPPMMLEPIDFNALYVQQMQQRQAEAGAGEGGDTPPTPQF, from the coding sequence ATGGCCGACGAAGAAGGCGTACTCACCGATCTCGACAATAATGATGCGATGCCCAAGGGCCCGACCCCGAACGGCGAAGACACGCAGCCGCAGGTCGGCTTCCTGTCGCAGTACATCAAGGATCTCTCGGTCGAGAATCCCAACGCGCCGAAGAGCTACCAGCTGTCCGATCAGCCCGCGATCGACGTGCAGTTCAACATCGCGGCCGAGAAGGTCAGCGACGATGTGACCGAAGTCAGCCTCAAGGCCGTGCTCACCGCGAAGGCCGGCGAGACCACGCTCTACATCATCGACCTGACCTATGCAGGCCTGATCGGCATCCGCAACCTGTCGGAAGACCAGGCGCATGCTTTCACCTTCGCCGAAGCCCCGCGGATCCTGTTCCCGTTCGTGCGCCGCGTGGTGGCCGATGCGGTGCGCGATGCCGGCTATCCGCCGATGATGCTCGAACCGATCGATTTTAACGCGCTCTACGTCCAGCAGATGCAGCAGCGCCAGGCCGAAGCCGGCGCGGGCGAAGGTGGCGACACCCCGCCGACGCCGCAGTTCTGA
- a CDS encoding Smr/MutS family protein encodes MRAPRGLSDTEAAAWAKLAESVVPLAGRARPKLLADAPSKAPAKAIKSIGKPKERALQVVPPPPPPPPPPLRPLDSPRGLDNSWERKLSRAAIAPDFTLDLHGHNLDAAWTRLNDGLSQAKSMGARLVLVVTGKPRPVEAADRAERRGAIRAEILDWLAVGRHASDIAAIRKAHRRHGGEGALYIVLKRSR; translated from the coding sequence GTGAGGGCCCCGCGCGGCCTGAGCGATACCGAGGCTGCAGCCTGGGCCAAGCTGGCCGAAAGCGTGGTGCCGCTGGCTGGTCGTGCGCGACCGAAGCTGCTCGCCGATGCCCCTAGCAAGGCTCCGGCCAAGGCGATCAAATCCATCGGCAAGCCGAAGGAGCGCGCGCTACAAGTCGTGCCGCCGCCTCCGCCTCCGCCACCACCGCCATTGCGACCGCTCGACAGTCCACGTGGGCTCGACAATTCGTGGGAGCGTAAGCTGTCGCGCGCAGCAATCGCGCCCGATTTCACGCTAGACCTGCATGGCCACAATCTTGATGCCGCGTGGACCCGCCTCAATGACGGGCTGTCGCAAGCCAAGTCTATGGGCGCGCGGCTGGTGCTGGTCGTGACCGGCAAACCGCGGCCGGTCGAGGCTGCCGATCGGGCCGAGCGTCGCGGAGCGATCCGCGCCGAGATCCTCGATTGGCTCGCGGTCGGCAGGCACGCTTCCGATATCGCCGCGATTCGCAAGGCGCATCGCCGCCATGGAGGCGAGGGTGCGCTCTACATCGTGCTGAAGCGGAGCCGCTGA
- the murJ gene encoding murein biosynthesis integral membrane protein MurJ, protein MSLLKNVGTIGGLTMVSRIAGMAREMIFSRVLGANAVTDAWFQAFIIPNVFRRLFAEGAFSAAFVPMFSKRLHGDGGIEDARSFSDDVLSVFLPVLIALCAIMMLAMPLVISVLGDGDAAPARFAMEVDFARIMFPYIALVSLVTLFTGMLNSVSRFAPGASFPILLNVILILALLFGDYAMTEWGWTVRQVGYSQAWAVTVGGVIQLAWLYYWTRVEGFRPKLLWPRITPEVKRLSIIALPAAIGGGAYQINTLVQLYFLNQLESGSISYMNYADRLNQLPLGIIGIALSTAILPTLSKFVGAKNREGTDRIQSDAIEIAMLLTIPAAVALAICAVPFVTMIFQGGRFSLEQAELTGQVLGALVLGLPAYVLVKVLVPNFYARSDTRTPVYAAFISLAVFVLMNIMLVDDFGVIGVAFASVVGAWINVAYLYIVLVKRDYYTIPLKLVGRILRQLVAAAAMGAALWFARDLLTDWFAAGLFARLFALAVLVLCSAIVYFGVAFAVGAVDRQRIAALTTKKAP, encoded by the coding sequence ATGAGCCTCCTCAAGAATGTCGGGACGATCGGCGGACTGACCATGGTCAGCCGCATCGCCGGGATGGCGCGCGAGATGATCTTCTCGCGCGTCCTCGGCGCCAATGCCGTCACCGATGCCTGGTTCCAGGCCTTCATCATCCCGAACGTGTTCCGGCGGCTGTTCGCCGAAGGCGCGTTCTCGGCTGCGTTCGTGCCGATGTTCTCGAAGCGCCTCCACGGCGATGGCGGGATCGAGGATGCCCGCAGTTTCTCCGACGATGTCCTGAGCGTCTTCCTGCCGGTGTTGATAGCGCTCTGCGCGATCATGATGCTGGCGATGCCGCTGGTGATCTCCGTGCTGGGAGACGGCGATGCGGCCCCGGCCAGATTCGCGATGGAAGTCGATTTCGCGCGGATCATGTTCCCCTACATCGCGCTGGTGAGCCTGGTGACGCTGTTCACCGGCATGCTCAATTCAGTCAGCCGCTTCGCGCCCGGGGCAAGCTTCCCGATCCTGCTCAACGTGATCCTCATTCTCGCGCTCCTGTTCGGCGATTACGCGATGACCGAGTGGGGGTGGACCGTCCGACAGGTCGGCTACAGCCAAGCCTGGGCCGTCACGGTCGGCGGGGTGATCCAACTGGCATGGCTCTATTACTGGACGCGGGTAGAAGGGTTTCGCCCGAAGCTCCTGTGGCCGCGTATCACGCCCGAGGTAAAGCGCCTCTCGATCATCGCCCTGCCTGCCGCAATCGGCGGCGGCGCCTACCAGATCAATACGCTGGTGCAGCTCTACTTCCTCAACCAGCTCGAAAGCGGGTCGATCAGCTACATGAACTACGCCGACCGGCTGAACCAGCTGCCGCTGGGTATCATCGGTATCGCGTTGTCGACCGCGATCCTGCCGACCTTGAGCAAATTCGTCGGTGCGAAGAATCGCGAGGGCACCGATCGCATCCAGTCCGATGCGATCGAGATTGCAATGCTGCTGACAATCCCGGCCGCCGTCGCGCTGGCAATTTGTGCCGTGCCGTTCGTCACCATGATTTTCCAAGGCGGGCGCTTCAGCCTCGAGCAGGCCGAACTGACCGGTCAGGTGCTCGGCGCGCTCGTGCTGGGCCTGCCAGCCTACGTGCTGGTAAAGGTGCTGGTCCCGAACTTCTACGCCCGGTCGGACACGCGCACGCCGGTTTATGCAGCCTTCATCTCGCTGGCGGTATTCGTGCTGATGAACATCATGCTGGTCGACGACTTCGGCGTCATTGGCGTCGCCTTCGCCAGCGTGGTCGGCGCCTGGATCAACGTGGCCTACCTCTATATCGTATTGGTCAAACGCGACTATTACACGATCCCGCTGAAGCTCGTCGGGCGGATCTTGCGACAGCTGGTCGCGGCAGCGGCGATGGGCGCGGCCTTGTGGTTCGCCCGCGATTTGCTAACCGACTGGTTCGCTGCGGGCCTGTTCGCGCGGCTATTCGCCTTGGCCGTGCTCGTCCTGTGTTCCGCCATCGTCTATTTCGGCGTGGCCTTCGCCGTCGGTGCCGTCGACCGGCAGCGCATCGCCGCGCTCACCACCAAGAAAGCTCCCTGA
- a CDS encoding protein-methionine-sulfoxide reductase heme-binding subunit MsrQ — protein MALLRSRLFLWLVLALPGASMIWRWWATPELYGYGHIIGDSGDWAAWLLMVTLAVTPIRLLLRRSPVTQWLMRRRRDLGVASFGYAAFHTVVYLWRKADPAIIWDEVSTPYILAGWAALALFLPLAITSNDASMRRFKRSWKRLHRLVYPAAVLVFVHWASSAFDPTTAYINIAILAVIEIVRVAIQWRQRRTLRA, from the coding sequence ATGGCGCTGCTGCGCTCGCGTCTATTTCTGTGGCTGGTGCTCGCCCTGCCGGGCGCATCGATGATTTGGCGTTGGTGGGCGACGCCCGAGCTTTACGGCTACGGCCATATTATCGGCGACAGCGGAGACTGGGCCGCGTGGCTGCTGATGGTGACGCTCGCGGTGACCCCGATCCGGTTGTTGCTGCGTCGCAGTCCCGTAACGCAATGGCTGATGCGGCGGCGCAGGGATCTGGGGGTGGCGAGTTTCGGATACGCCGCCTTTCACACGGTCGTTTACCTGTGGCGCAAGGCCGATCCGGCGATCATCTGGGACGAGGTTTCGACGCCCTACATTCTCGCGGGGTGGGCCGCCCTCGCATTGTTCCTGCCGTTGGCGATCACATCGAACGATGCTTCGATGCGGCGGTTCAAGCGGTCATGGAAGCGGTTGCACCGGCTGGTCTATCCCGCAGCGGTGCTGGTGTTTGTCCACTGGGCATCGTCGGCATTCGATCCGACCACCGCCTATATCAACATCGCGATATTGGCGGTGATCGAGATCGTCAGGGTCGCCATACAATGGCGTCAGCGGAGGACGCTCAGAGCGTAA
- the mltA gene encoding murein transglycosylase A, giving the protein MAFRASCPQLLRREDKSGLIDPRSWQRVCDLAATWPNADAGRFFIQHFETAQLRDGRAFATGYFEPSIAGSRTPLPGYDTPVYAMPDDLVRSWPKDMPQSERTGRPPLGRIDANGEYHLYYERGQIEGGALAGRGLEIAWVKDPIEFFFLQIQGSGMLVDPQGRIMRIGYAGQNGREYVGIGRVLADRGLIGGDTGYATSMQGIVQFLRDHPDQGREIMRLNKSWIFFTELTTGPKGALGVEVTAGNTVAADPEAMPLGAPVWLDLDRDVADGLWIAQDTGGAIKGPNRFDTFWGNGERAAQIAGGMSGRGQAYLLLPRGTLDSLGIR; this is encoded by the coding sequence ATGGCGTTCCGCGCATCCTGCCCGCAATTGCTGCGGCGCGAGGATAAGTCGGGCCTGATCGATCCGCGGTCGTGGCAGAGGGTCTGCGATCTCGCCGCGACCTGGCCCAATGCCGATGCGGGCCGCTTTTTCATCCAGCATTTCGAAACCGCGCAATTGCGCGACGGGCGGGCCTTTGCGACCGGATATTTCGAGCCGTCGATCGCGGGCTCTCGCACGCCGCTGCCGGGCTACGACACCCCGGTTTACGCCATGCCCGACGATCTGGTGCGCAGCTGGCCCAAGGACATGCCGCAAAGCGAACGCACCGGGCGTCCGCCGCTCGGCCGCATCGACGCGAACGGTGAATACCACCTATATTACGAACGCGGCCAGATCGAAGGCGGCGCGCTGGCGGGGCGCGGGCTCGAGATCGCCTGGGTCAAGGATCCGATCGAGTTCTTCTTTCTCCAGATCCAGGGCTCCGGGATGCTGGTCGACCCGCAGGGCCGGATCATGCGGATCGGCTATGCCGGGCAGAACGGGCGCGAATATGTCGGCATCGGGCGCGTACTGGCCGATCGCGGGCTGATCGGCGGCGACACCGGTTATGCAACCTCGATGCAGGGCATCGTGCAGTTTCTCCGGGACCATCCCGACCAAGGGCGCGAGATCATGCGGCTCAATAAGAGCTGGATCTTCTTCACCGAACTCACCACCGGCCCCAAGGGCGCGCTGGGCGTCGAAGTGACGGCGGGCAACACCGTCGCCGCCGATCCCGAAGCGATGCCGCTGGGCGCACCGGTGTGGCTCGATCTCGATCGCGACGTCGCCGATGGCCTGTGGATTGCGCAGGATACTGGCGGCGCGATCAAGGGACCGAACCGGTTCGATACGTTCTGGGGCAATGGCGAGCGCGCAGCGCAGATTGCCGGGGGCATGAGCGGGCGCGGGCAGGCCTATCTCCTGCTGCCGCGCGGTACACTCGATTCGCTCGGCATTCGGTGA
- a CDS encoding Tim44/TimA family putative adaptor protein, translating to MTVSIIILAMIAAFLGLRLYSVLGDRAEHEEEPMAPPPSHFDSAQDRKKGPAIAPARTVRSSQQPALSPEQARELAAFPPQVESGLRAISQADPRFDPIGFVAGAKGAYAMVLEAFWRGDREELRELCDDDVYASFAAALDAREEAGETLDNKLIRIEEANVVAADFMAPLARITVRFVSDIAAVTHDKDGNMIAGSLDDAVESVDLWTFSRDVTSSDPDWMLDETDQG from the coding sequence GTGACTGTTTCGATCATCATTCTCGCCATGATTGCGGCCTTTCTGGGACTGCGCCTCTATTCCGTGCTGGGCGACCGAGCCGAGCATGAGGAAGAGCCGATGGCCCCGCCGCCGTCGCATTTCGATTCGGCGCAGGATCGCAAGAAGGGCCCCGCTATCGCACCGGCGCGCACCGTGCGTTCGAGCCAGCAGCCCGCACTGTCGCCCGAGCAGGCGCGCGAACTTGCCGCATTCCCTCCGCAGGTCGAAAGCGGACTGCGAGCGATTTCCCAAGCTGATCCGCGGTTCGATCCGATCGGCTTCGTCGCCGGCGCCAAAGGCGCCTATGCGATGGTGCTCGAAGCGTTCTGGCGCGGCGATCGCGAGGAATTGCGCGAATTGTGCGATGACGATGTCTACGCCAGCTTCGCCGCCGCTCTCGATGCGCGCGAAGAAGCGGGCGAAACGCTCGACAACAAGCTTATCCGGATCGAGGAAGCCAATGTCGTCGCCGCCGATTTCATGGCCCCGCTGGCGCGCATTACCGTTCGCTTCGTCTCCGATATCGCTGCCGTCACGCACGACAAGGATGGCAACATGATCGCCGGTTCGCTCGACGATGCGGTCGAAAGCGTCGATCTGTGGACGTTCAGCCGCGACGTCACGTCGAGCGATCCGGACTGGATGCTCGACGAAACCGACCAGGGCTGA
- a CDS encoding DUF4136 domain-containing protein: protein MTMISNTKWSRALKFAATPILLASLAACAASPFRSDVTRFESQLPAPQGQSFAVVADDPALQGGLEFSQYAKYVADQMARLGYTQAASPEDATLLVRFDYGLDDGREVLRRTGFRDPFYDSWYGYPRYRAVRTRSGRIAYIPTRRWGYGWRDPFFARDDVVSTTVFVSDIELKIDDAATGRRLFEGSAEAASPSKRLQYLVPNLVEAMFTDFPGNSGETVRISVAPEDMPVKPRR from the coding sequence ATGACCATGATTTCCAACACCAAGTGGAGCCGCGCGCTCAAGTTCGCCGCGACTCCGATCCTTCTCGCCTCTTTGGCGGCCTGTGCCGCCTCGCCGTTCCGTTCGGACGTGACGCGCTTCGAATCGCAGCTTCCGGCTCCGCAGGGGCAGAGCTTCGCCGTGGTGGCCGACGATCCGGCGCTTCAAGGCGGGCTCGAATTCTCGCAATATGCCAAGTACGTGGCCGATCAGATGGCCCGTTTGGGCTACACCCAGGCGGCCAGCCCCGAAGACGCCACGCTGCTGGTTCGGTTCGATTACGGGCTCGACGATGGCCGCGAGGTCCTGCGCCGCACCGGCTTCCGCGATCCTTTCTACGACAGCTGGTATGGCTATCCGCGCTATCGCGCCGTTCGCACGCGTTCGGGACGGATCGCCTATATCCCGACCCGCCGGTGGGGCTATGGCTGGCGCGATCCGTTCTTCGCCCGTGACGATGTCGTTTCGACCACCGTGTTCGTCAGCGATATCGAGCTGAAGATCGACGACGCCGCAACCGGCCGTCGCCTGTTCGAAGGCAGCGCGGAAGCCGCCTCGCCCTCCAAGCGCCTTCAGTATCTGGTGCCGAACCTGGTTGAAGCGATGTTCACAGACTTCCCCGGCAATTCGGGCGAGACCGTGCGCATTTCGGTCGCCCCGGAAGACATGCCGGTCAAGCCGCGCCGCTAA
- the katG gene encoding catalase/peroxidase HPI — translation MDAETGSITGGCPFAHGSGETRDLLGRTNRDWWPDSLDLSILTADGRSADPMDPGFDYAEAFNALDYKALKQDLTDLMTDSQPWWPADYGHYGPFFIRMAWHAAGTYRTGDGRGGASSGQQRFAPLNSWPDNGNLDKARRLLWPIKQKYGKHISWADLFILTGNVAIESMGGPTFGYGGGRKDVYEPETVYWGTEAEWVDTGAQTRIDEEGRALESPLAAIQMGLIYVNPEGPGGNPHDAEGMARDMRETFARMAMNDEETVALTAGGHAFGKCHGAQPSDTFGSGPEGESMQHLGFGWLTDPEEIEKGHITTSGIEGAWTPNPTQWGNDYFRLLFKYEYELTESPAGAKQWTPVNPEEADMAPDARDPSKKVPTIMTTADMALKRDPEYRKISERFLNDQAALDDAFARAWFKLCHRDMGPKVRYMGPEVPEETLIWQDPVPAGTQASDDAVSYFKAKVLDSDLTVAELVKAAWASASTYRNSDHRGGANGARIRLAPQKDWAVNDPEELAKVLSTLDGLRGNLSMADAIVLAGAAAIEKAAKDGGHDVSVKVTTGRGDAGEEHTDAESFEPLEPFADAFRNYLKTKADVKTEDMMVDRAHLLGLSIPEMTALIGGMRALGAVSTHAKHGNSIGVLTDRPGTLSNDFFVNLLEMGTVWDVVDESGDEEFVGRCRIHGDEKWRATRTDLVFGSNSQLRAIAESYAETGGEERMVRDFVRAWTKVMDADRFDLRCAKYH, via the coding sequence ATGGATGCCGAAACAGGTTCGATCACCGGGGGCTGCCCCTTTGCCCACGGAAGCGGAGAGACGAGAGACCTTCTGGGCCGCACCAATCGCGATTGGTGGCCCGACAGCCTCGATCTCTCGATCCTCACCGCTGACGGCCGCAGTGCCGATCCGATGGATCCCGGTTTCGATTATGCCGAGGCATTCAACGCGCTCGATTACAAGGCCCTGAAGCAGGACCTGACCGACCTGATGACCGACAGCCAGCCGTGGTGGCCGGCCGACTACGGTCATTACGGACCGTTCTTCATCCGCATGGCCTGGCATGCCGCTGGTACCTATCGCACCGGCGACGGGCGCGGCGGCGCATCGAGCGGGCAGCAGCGCTTCGCCCCGCTCAACAGCTGGCCCGACAACGGCAATCTCGACAAGGCGCGGCGCCTGCTGTGGCCGATCAAGCAGAAATACGGCAAGCATATCAGCTGGGCCGATCTCTTCATCCTGACGGGCAATGTCGCGATCGAATCGATGGGCGGCCCGACCTTCGGCTATGGCGGCGGGCGCAAGGACGTCTATGAGCCCGAGACCGTCTATTGGGGCACCGAGGCCGAGTGGGTCGACACCGGGGCGCAGACCCGGATCGACGAGGAAGGCCGCGCGCTGGAAAGCCCGCTGGCGGCGATCCAGATGGGTCTCATCTACGTCAATCCCGAAGGACCGGGCGGGAATCCGCACGATGCCGAAGGCATGGCGCGCGACATGCGCGAAACCTTCGCCCGCATGGCGATGAACGACGAGGAAACCGTCGCACTCACCGCTGGCGGACACGCCTTCGGCAAATGCCACGGCGCGCAGCCCTCCGACACCTTTGGCAGCGGGCCCGAGGGCGAAAGCATGCAGCATCTCGGCTTCGGTTGGCTGACCGATCCGGAGGAAATCGAGAAGGGCCACATCACCACGTCGGGCATCGAAGGCGCATGGACGCCGAACCCGACCCAGTGGGGCAACGACTATTTCCGCCTGCTGTTCAAATACGAATACGAGCTGACCGAGTCGCCCGCCGGGGCCAAGCAGTGGACGCCGGTCAATCCGGAGGAAGCCGACATGGCTCCTGATGCGCGCGATCCGTCGAAGAAAGTCCCGACGATTATGACCACCGCCGACATGGCGCTGAAGCGCGATCCGGAATATCGCAAGATTTCGGAGCGCTTCCTCAACGATCAGGCCGCACTCGACGATGCTTTCGCCCGCGCCTGGTTCAAGCTGTGCCATCGCGACATGGGGCCGAAGGTCCGGTATATGGGCCCCGAAGTGCCCGAAGAGACCCTGATCTGGCAGGATCCGGTTCCCGCCGGAACGCAGGCCTCGGACGATGCGGTGTCCTACTTCAAGGCAAAGGTGCTCGACAGCGATCTGACCGTCGCCGAGCTGGTCAAGGCGGCGTGGGCTTCGGCCTCGACCTATCGCAATTCGGATCATCGCGGCGGTGCCAACGGCGCGCGCATCCGCCTTGCTCCGCAAAAGGACTGGGCGGTCAACGATCCCGAAGAGTTGGCGAAGGTCCTCTCCACGCTGGACGGGTTGCGCGGCAATCTGTCGATGGCCGACGCGATCGTGCTCGCAGGCGCGGCCGCGATCGAGAAGGCGGCCAAGGATGGCGGCCACGATGTCAGCGTGAAGGTCACCACCGGTCGCGGCGATGCGGGTGAAGAGCATACCGATGCCGAGAGCTTCGAACCGCTCGAACCCTTCGCCGACGCGTTTCGTAATTACCTGAAGACCAAGGCCGACGTGAAGACCGAGGACATGATGGTGGACCGCGCGCACCTGCTCGGCCTCAGCATTCCGGAAATGACCGCGCTGATCGGCGGGATGCGCGCGCTGGGAGCGGTGAGCACCCATGCCAAGCATGGCAATTCGATCGGTGTGCTGACCGACCGGCCGGGCACGCTGTCGAACGACTTCTTCGTCAACCTGCTCGAAATGGGCACGGTATGGGATGTGGTCGATGAAAGCGGCGACGAGGAATTCGTCGGCCGGTGCCGGATCCATGGCGACGAAAAATGGCGCGCAACCCGCACCGATCTCGTCTTCGGATCGAATTCGCAGCTCCGTGCGATTGCCGAATCTTACGCCGAAACCGGCGGCGAAGAGCGGATGGTGCGCGATTTCGTCCGCGCCTGGACCAAGGTGATGGACGCCGACCGCTTCGACCTGCGCTGCGCCAAGTATCACTGA